A window of Bacteroidota bacterium genomic DNA:
CTGATCCCCAGTTCCTGGGTCATTTTGGCTACGAACTTCATCATAATCATCGGGCCTATTGCCACAACCAAGTCATAATGTTTGTTTTGATTCACCACCAAATCCTGAAGCAGATTGGTAACCAGTCCTTTGAATCCTACTGAACCGTCGTCCGTTGCAATAAACATATTTTCCACTTCAGCTTTCATCTCCCCGGTCAACAAAAGATAATTTTCGGATTTTGCACCAATAATCACATCTGCTTTGACTCCATGCTGATTCAACCATTTTACCTGGGGATAAACAGGGGCAGTACCCACACCGCCGGCTATGAATAATATTTTTTTCTGTCTCAACTCTTCCAGGGGTTCATGCACCATTTCTGAAGGTTGCCCCAAAGGCCCTACGAAATCAGCGTAATAATCACCTTCATTAAAGGTAGCCATCCGGGTGGTTGATTTTCCCACAGTCTGGAACACAATGGTGACCGAACCTTTCTCCTTATCATAATCACAAATGGTAAGAGGAATACGTTCTCCCTTTTCATCTGGACGAACAATAATAAACTGTCCGGGCTGTGCAGAACGGGCTACTCTTGGAGCTTCAATATCCATCAGATATATCTGCGGTGCCAATAATTGTTTTTTTAGTATTTTGAACATCGTTTAATATTTTGTTCAACTGACAATTTGTTATTTAAAGAATGTTTTATCCTCTCATATCAAACAAATTTCCAGCCGATTTGTGCAATTAAAAACTGCAAAAGTAAAAATATTTCCTAAAATGCCAGAAGTTCAAGTCCTAAGGATTAAAATAAATTAATAATTGAAGTTTCGCAATTAGTAAAAAGGTATAACGGGATACTGGTTATTGATTGGAGAAAGTTTGATTTGAGGACCTAGTCGTTTCATCGTTTTTATAACTACTTAGTCACGGAGGTAAAATGGTTCGAGAAGGTTTGAAATAGTTTGAGGTGGTTTGAAGGGTTTTAAATTGTTCAACTATTTTCTTGCTGCCTGAGGGGAGTCGAAGGCATGGTATTGGATTATCTATAATCCGAATCCTCCTTATTCGATGAGAAATAGTGAGTTAGGCTGAATAATAAATAAATTTCATATTTTACGTCCTGGCGTAAAACAAACATTTTTTCGCTAAAGACGCAAGAGATACAAATTTACCCCATCCCCTTAAAAATGGGTTATAACAGATTTCTCTGTGGTTCTCTGTGTTAAAACTCTGTGGTTCTCTGTGTAATAAATCAATACGATAACACAGAGGTACACAGAGAAGGCACAGAGGAATATTTTTCATTATTTCTATGTGACTTAGAGCCTAAGTGGTTTGTATTTGCTATTAAATTTTATTCTTTTTGTCGTCACCAAAAGCAAAAAAGACTGTGACTGCGTCATTCGCCAATGGGCGAACACATCCTGGCAGCTTGTCCGCCCCCTGGCGGATCGGCTTCATTCAAAAAGTACGCAGTCAATAAGGATTTTGTTTTTTACGCTTCGCGAAGGAAAGTCCTGGAACTTTTTAATGAATCACCGGTCTATTTTAGACCCTTGGTAAAGTGAGGTTGAAGGACAATAAATCAATGACTTTAAATTTTATTTTGTTCAGGAAAATATTTAGTTGCGAAACTTAAA
This region includes:
- a CDS encoding sulfide/dihydroorotate dehydrogenase-like FAD/NAD-binding protein produces the protein MFKILKKQLLAPQIYLMDIEAPRVARSAQPGQFIIVRPDEKGERIPLTICDYDKEKGSVTIVFQTVGKSTTRMATFNEGDYYADFVGPLGQPSEMVHEPLEELRQKKILFIAGGVGTAPVYPQVKWLNQHGVKADVIIGAKSENYLLLTGEMKAEVENMFIATDDGSVGFKGLVTNLLQDLVVNQNKHYDLVVAIGPMIMMKFVAKMTQELGIRTIVSLNTLMVDGTGMCGACRVTVGGETKFTCVDGPEFDGHKVNFDEAMRRQTMYKTEEGKTIIEKQEKEEGHECRIGGISNE